Genomic DNA from Choristoneura fumiferana chromosome 19, NRCan_CFum_1, whole genome shotgun sequence:
AACAGAACTGTACATAGAGCGAAAGTTTGGCAGCCTCATTTTTTCGCTTTCATAGCAGAAGTCTTTCTTTTAATTTGGTCAGTGCAATTTTTCGAATTAGGGCAGTCGCATAGGCCTTGGAATGTTATCAATCGTACCGACATTGGACTGAGATACATACATTATGTACGTAATAATTATCAATTTGTTATCGCTAGTTTTATCTTACTGAAAACGAAGAGGTATTTATATAACAGTTTGTTTGTATGCTATACTTAGGTATGAATCAGCTTATTATAAAGAATTGTTTACTCAAGTCGGATGACTATTTTCAAATTTATCCTCAATGTACATTAAGTTTCGGCCAATAATGAATTACCATGTTCTTAATTACAAGCTGTAATAAGTAAGGGTTTAGAATCAAACTATAAAAATCcacataatttatgttttattcattttCACCGCGGAATGTATCGGGTGTGAGTGCGTCGACTGACTTAATACTCTTCGGCTCCCTCGTTCTCGCCCTCGGCGGAGTCCATGCCGACTTCTTCGTAGTCCTTCTCGAGGGCGGCCAAGTCCTCGCGAGCCTCGGAGAACTCTCCCTCCTCCATACCCTCGCCGACGTACCAGTGGACGAAAGCGCGCTTGGCGTACATGAGGTCGAACTTGTGGTCCAGGCGGGCCCAGGCCTCGGCGATGGCGGTTGTGTTTGACAACATGCACACGGCACGCTGCACCTTGGCCAAGTCGCCGCCGGGCACCACGGTCGGCGGCTGGTAGTTGATGCCGACCTTGAAGCCAGTGGGGCACCAGTCCACGAACTGGATGGTACGCTTGGTCTTGATGGTCGCGATGGCCGCGTTCACGTCCTTGGGGACGACGTCACCGCGGTACAGCATGCAGCAAGCCATGTACTTGCCGTGGCGCGGGTCGCACTTGACCATCTGGTTGGCTGGCTCGAAGCAGGCGTTGGTGATCTCCGCCACAGACAGCTGCTCGTGGTAAGCTTTCTCAGCAGAGATGACCGGCGCGTAGGTGACCAGCGGGAAGTGGATGCGGGGGTAGGGCACCAAGTTGGTCTGGAACTCCGTCAGGTCCACGTTGAGGGCGCCGTCGAAACGGAGGGAGGCGGTGATCGAGGACACGATCTGGCCGATCAGCCTGTTGAGATTCGTGTAGGTGGGGCGCTCGATGTCCAGGTTGCGGCGGCAGATGTCGTAGATGGCCTCGTTGTCGACCATGAAGGCGCAGTCCGAGTGCTCCAGGGTGGTGTGGGTGGTCAGGATGGAGTTGTAGGGCTCCACGACGGCGGTGGACACCTGCGGCGCGGGGTAGATGGCGAATTCGAGCTTGGACTTCTTTCCGTAGTCGACAGATAGACGTTCCATGAGGAGAGAAGTGAAGCCAGAGCCGGTACCCCCGCCGAACGAGTGGAAGATAAGGAAGCCCTGGAGCCCGGTGCACTGGTCGGCCAGCTTGCGGATGCGGTCGAGGACTAGGTCGACGATTTCCTTGCCAATGGTGTAGTGGCCGCGAGCGTAGTTGTTGGCCGCATCTTCCTTACCAGTGATAAGTTGTTCTGGGTGAAACAACTGTCTGTATGTGCCGGTGCGGACCTCATCTGTTAACAAAAAAAGGCAATCATTAATATGTAttgcaaaatgttttttataaaataaaactacatagtTCACATAGAAAACtgtaaaacttttaataaaaaggaaattttagttttaaacttACCAACTACTGTAGGCTCCAAGTCGACAAACACGGCACGGGGCACATGCTTGCCAGCTCCAGTCTCGCTGAAGAAGGTGTTGAAAGAGTCATCTCCACCTCCGATGGTCTTGTCTGTGGGCATCTGGCCATCAGGCTGGATCCCATGCTCAAGGCAGTAGAGCTCCCAGCAGGCATTACCGATCTGGACTCCGGCTTGGCCAACGTGTACTGAGATGCACTCACGCTGTGGGAAAGAATAGAAAATAGATAATGGCTGAAATTTCCAGTAACAAATTTTATCCTATCCTAGCAGTCATCTTAGATAttatccaaatattttttttgttaataaaatgaTTACTGGAACTAAAAAGATCGTTTTCACATTTTCACAAGTACCGGTTGTCAAGCAGTCCCCGGTGCTTGGTGGTGAAATGCATGTACTACGGCAAggaccatttcacagtaaacgtcatagtggcaaatcgtaatgacttttccttggAAAAGGTTTCATAGTGGCTCATAAATTAGTCCTCTAGTGTATTACGTGTACTTAAGTGCTGCATAATTTACCGGCACATGGTGAAAGCTGCCATACTTTTCCATATATGAAATGAACACACTACTTTGCAATCAGTATGTGTGAAGCTACTGCATCTTGTACTTTTATTTCGTAACAAAATCATAACCCCGCCTAAGCGTCACCGTGGGAGTCCACTCTGCCTGCATTACTCAGTTATTTGAGAAAGTTCGACACAATGAAAAAGACAAGTAGGTAGTACAACCGAGGACAAGAGAAAGGTGAAAGGTAGGTACAGCTAGTAACAAAGGCCTACTTTTATTTCGAACTAAAATCTTAACGTGactattcaattaattttaGAAGACAAGGCCAAGGCcattatataatatgtatgcaaattagttttaaaataaagccATTGGGGACATAACAAGTGAGATCATCCAAGCCTTGAATGAACGAGGGTCATGGACACGTCAtcgttttgaaaaattatttgaAAGAAATCTAGGTTATTGATTGTAAAAacctaaataggtacctatttaacacTGAACTAATCGATTGCTAACTATCGATTCAAAGGGCGTGGCACCGGCACAGAAGCCATCGTGACAAATTCCAACCGGCGAGTCATGATTTGCGCGACAAAAGAAAATCAGACTAAAAATAGAACTCAAtttaaacatttgaaatttagaattaCTCTAAGATACGAGTTTTTAGAACAATAAATAACGTCCTGCAGTGAATGCATTGATAAAAGGCGCTACAGAAGCTAAAGTGCCGGCCTACACGAAATGGCGGC
This window encodes:
- the LOC141438862 gene encoding tubulin alpha chain, which codes for MRECISVHVGQAGVQIGNACWELYCLEHGIQPDGQMPTDKTIGGGDDSFNTFFSETGAGKHVPRAVFVDLEPTVVDEVRTGTYRQLFHPEQLITGKEDAANNYARGHYTIGKEIVDLVLDRIRKLADQCTGLQGFLIFHSFGGGTGSGFTSLLMERLSVDYGKKSKLEFAIYPAPQVSTAVVEPYNSILTTHTTLEHSDCAFMVDNEAIYDICRRNLDIERPTYTNLNRLIGQIVSSITASLRFDGALNVDLTEFQTNLVPYPRIHFPLVTYAPVISAEKAYHEQLSVAEITNACFEPANQMVKCDPRHGKYMACCMLYRGDVVPKDVNAAIATIKTKRTIQFVDWCPTGFKVGINYQPPTVVPGGDLAKVQRAVCMLSNTTAIAEAWARLDHKFDLMYAKRAFVHWYVGEGMEEGEFSEAREDLAALEKDYEEVGMDSAEGENEGAEEY